In Shinella sp. XGS7, a single genomic region encodes these proteins:
- a CDS encoding FIST N-terminal domain-containing protein translates to MIKPFIHAHATHPDPHMALALAAAQIEAQRQSLALQPSLGWLYLTEAYTPQAQALLAELTQRWPGVAWVGASAPGICASGVEYFEHSEPALALMLAELPPEQFRVFSGRQPLSGWQPEQALVHADGATPELQELLQELAAQTRQGFVFGGLAMGRDDALQIADGIWRGGLSGVGFGSGLDLRTRISQGCQALGPERRITASEGQLVLELDGRPALDCLLQDLALPVAAVGDGAALREALPRLRRTLVGLSEPGSRGRREYGPEVLVRHLIGLDPARRGVGVAERVSPGQSLSFCERQPEAARRDLMRICTELRAELEEEGRQALGALYISCAGRGGPHFGAPSAELQWLRHGLGELPLVGFFAGGEIAQQGRLYGYTGVLSVFVGEGGT, encoded by the coding sequence ATGATCAAGCCCTTCATCCACGCCCACGCCACCCATCCCGACCCGCACATGGCCCTGGCGCTGGCGGCGGCCCAGATCGAGGCCCAGCGCCAGAGCCTGGCCCTGCAGCCCAGCTTGGGCTGGCTCTACCTGACCGAGGCCTACACGCCCCAGGCCCAGGCCCTGCTGGCCGAGCTGACCCAGCGCTGGCCCGGCGTGGCCTGGGTGGGCGCCAGCGCGCCCGGCATCTGCGCCAGCGGCGTGGAGTACTTCGAGCACAGCGAGCCCGCCCTGGCCCTGATGCTGGCCGAGCTGCCGCCCGAGCAGTTCCGCGTCTTCTCCGGCCGCCAGCCCCTGAGCGGCTGGCAGCCCGAGCAGGCCCTGGTGCATGCGGATGGCGCCACGCCCGAGCTGCAGGAACTGCTGCAGGAACTGGCCGCCCAGACACGCCAGGGCTTTGTGTTCGGCGGCCTGGCCATGGGCCGGGACGATGCGCTGCAGATTGCCGACGGCATCTGGCGCGGCGGTCTCTCCGGCGTGGGCTTCGGCTCAGGGCTGGACCTGCGCACCCGCATCAGCCAGGGCTGCCAGGCCCTGGGGCCGGAGCGCCGCATCACCGCCAGCGAGGGTCAGTTGGTGCTGGAGTTGGACGGCCGGCCGGCACTGGACTGCCTGCTGCAAGACCTGGCCCTGCCGGTGGCCGCCGTGGGCGACGGCGCGGCCCTGCGCGAGGCCCTGCCGCGCCTGCGCCGCACCCTGGTGGGCCTGTCCGAGCCCGGCAGCCGCGGCCGGCGCGAATACGGCCCCGAGGTGCTGGTGCGCCACCTGATCGGCCTGGACCCCGCGCGTCGCGGCGTGGGCGTGGCCGAGCGCGTGAGCCCGGGCCAGAGCCTGAGCTTCTGCGAGCGCCAGCCCGAGGCGGCCCGCCGCGATCTGATGCGCATCTGCACCGAGCTGCGCGCCGAGCTGGAAGAGGAAGGCCGGCAGGCCCTGGGCGCGCTCTACATCAGCTGCGCCGGTCGCGGCGGCCCGCATTTCGGCGCGCCCTCGGCCGAGCTGCAGTGGCTGCGCCACGGCCTGGGCGAGCTGCCCCTGGTGGGCTTCTTCGCCGG